A stretch of DNA from Cololabis saira isolate AMF1-May2022 chromosome 17, fColSai1.1, whole genome shotgun sequence:
ttataagCAACTAGTAACCTGGAATCAAAGACAGATTTGAGAATAAGAGGGGAAAGGTTTGTCCAGTCTCACAGCTCTGGTTTAATCAGTGCATTCAAATATTAAAAGCTAAATGTTATGTGACTGTAAAAATTGCTTTACCTGGGATTCATACTTTAACCGTCGCTCGATTTCTGGCCAGAAACCCTGCAGTTCCGGTGGAACACTTCCTTTACACGGGAATTTTGCCATCACCGCGCACTCCTGACCTGCGGGGAAACCGTCCAGAGTCCCGGGCTGGACGAACTCACTGAGGGCGCAGGTGTAGGCCTGGCCCTGCAGCAAAGAGATGCTGGCCCACGTGACTGGAGCCACCACAGCCCGACCAACCATGCTGCCCAACAGGGCGAAGGCCGTAGCTCCAGACAGCTTTCGACACTTTCTTAGCCGACATTCAGACACCAGGTCCCAGGTGTGCCTGTTCATCATTATTCCCACCAGGAAAAAGGCCAGGGCTGGAACTCCGATGGCTGCCAGACCGTAACGGTAGTTCCTCCCTGAGGAACATGGACAGTGAAAAGCAAAAACACTGTATGCAGTCTGGCTAGCGACAGTGCCAAGGGCAATCAGGCCGTTGAAGATCATCACATCTTTACTCTTAAAGAAGAGAGATGCAAACTTAAAGTTCTCTGTGACGAGTGCATAAGCAGCCATGTTGGGATGATGTTAGGATGACAGAAGTTTGCTTCGGAGGACTATCACTGCGCCGAAATAAAAATCAGTGAGACAAAAGTTTCATAAAAGTCTTTGCTTTAGATACTTTGAGCAGAAAAATATTTGCTAAACAAAAGTAAAGCATTAAACCCAAAAAAGATAGAAGCCAAGGATTTCTCACTGGTTTTAGAACAAAGGATCATTCTTGAATGTAGTCATGAAAACTAAACCCCCGAGGCAGGACATATGACTCTTACTTTTATGATCCATCCATGTACTGCAGAACCATCTGAGAGCGAGGAAACTCAGAGAAATATTTAAAATCCACAAAcataaaatgaactttgttgGCAGAAAAGTAGCGTTTCAGTAGTTCCTTGCAGCTGTGAGTTCCTGGTAGCAGCCTGGGCACCGCAGCACTCACGCTGAGGGAGGAGTGCCCCAGTTCCCTCGcttatggaaaaaagaaaaaaagtctctAAATGAAAACATGTGCTGCAGATCACAGAGCAACGTGGTGACGACGACTCAGGGGAGGAGCTGAACCACACTTACAGAACAAAACTGAGCATGGAGATAAAATCAGCCCAGAGTATGTTTCACAGATagtttataaaaaagaaatgacCCCTTCAGGAGTCTGGTTTCTTCCTGTTGAAAGGGAGTTTCCTTTCCAGTCACCGGTGCCTGCTCAGGATGAGGGATTGTGTTGAAGAAAAGTCCTCATGGATCTGTTGGCTTCCTTTTGGAATCTTTGGTAAAGTAATATAAGCAACACCCGGTTTGTAGGCAGTAAGCTGCCAAACGTGTGACAACATCATGCTATTGTGATTTAGACaaaaataaactcacatttaTGTCATATTGCCAGTGAGATTTGAGACACGCTCACATGATTTATGAAAGAATGCATCCAAATGTTTGACTGATACGATACAAGTTTTTGACAACTCTTGGAAGTTTCATGTTGAAATAAGAGGACtttgaaattaaaatattatgaagggataaaagaaagtcAGTACATTCATACTGAGTTCTAGTGGAGGATAGAACAAATCTACTAGTCTGGTCATACTGAGTCGTGCATCAATACTTTCATACACCATAGTTACAAATGCAAAGTGGGACTGTTTAATCAGATGCTTACATTCAATTTTAGAACATTAACCACCATTCAGATTCACACTAAACTGGAAACTTCATCATCAACCTCATGTAAGATGTATGAAATATAAGAGACTGGATATGGGATATAATGCTTGAGGAAGCAGGGGCAGACAAAACCCAAAGCCCAACAGCAGACCAACAGGAACAGATGACTGCAATTCAAACAGTTTAGTCCTTGGCTCAGAAACTCAGTAATTTCTTGATTTCAGTTTCGCAACTCTGGGCCCTTATCACTTCCAGTCACAGCATTCTAAACTACCTCCTCTACTTTAAGCACAACTCGTTTTAAAGGATGAGAGTTAATCATACTGGACCCAAACTGTGAGGAGTGCCTAATTTAATACTTTGCTTGGCACAATTTAATGCTAAGTGGCTTCCCCTGTAACTGATAGGAGTCTTTTCCATCTGTTAGATTCCTAATACTATAAACACTTACAGTATGAAATCAATGCAACAAAAGCCAATCCATTATCTCTGAACTCGTCACATACTGGCCGTAGGTCAGAAGCCTTCAGTGTCATAGGAAACACTGACAATAGCTGTGTCGGTTGCTGAGATTTCTGTAGGGACCATTTTATGGCTCTTATTTCCTGGAAGAGAGGCATCCATTGATTTCCATTTCTAGTGCTTGTGCTATGATCACATGCACTGGGTAGCACACTGAAGCGATTTCATGAAAAACACGTTGTGTTTCCATCGCTGTAGAGTCCTCCCACGTCTGAGTGCGCCGGTTCTTCATCCCTGTACTTGATTTCACACATATCTTcgtaaggctgaattatggttctgcgttaaatcaacagagcctacgccgtagggtacgcggctacgcgggaatctctccgtagcctacgctgtagcctgacgtgcacctcccaaaaaatggaactaTGCATCGAggcaacgcagacccaacgcagaccgagaggactgtgattggtttgcttggtagcaacgtgTAGTTTGCGGCTGAAAAATGCAAGAGGTTGCCAAACTCCTGCCACCCGTTGCTctacgacccccccccccctactgcTATGTCCGAAGCGTCGGTTGTCAAAGAAATGGGCGCTGAAGGTGAAGGGTGAGCTAAAAGTACTGCATTGGCCAGGGCAGACTTAGCACCCTCAAAGGCACTGATGCGGTCAGGTGTCCAGTCCACTGGGTCACAGCCTTCCTTCTTTTGCAAGGCTCCATAAAGCGGCTGCAGGAGGTGGGTGGTGTGAGGGAGGAAACGTATATAAAAATTAATCATACCCAAAAACTCCTGCAGCGCCAGGCGTGCAGCGCTAAAGGCCTGGAGAGGCTGAGGAGCCAGCAGCAGAGTCTGAGGTCCCTGCAGCCTCAGGTGGTCTACCTCAGGGACCTGGCCCAGGGACTGGTGCCGGACACACCCCAGACCCCGGGAGGAGGCCCAGGGGGGGCGCAGAGACTCCAGAACCAGGCCAAGGAAACTGAGGAGGAGTATGGAGGAGGGCAGACCTGGAAGACCCGGGGACCAGGAACCTGGGAGACCCGGGGACCAGGAACCTGGAAGACCCGGGGACCAGGAACCTGGGAGACCCGGGGACCAGGAACCTGGGAGACCCGGGGACCAGGAACCTGGGAGACCCGGGGACCAGGAACCTGGGAGACCCGGGGACCACGAACCTGGGAGACCCGGGGACCAGGAACCTGGAAGACCCGGGGACCAGGAACCTGGATGACCCGGGGACCAGGAACCTGGGAGACCCGGGGACCACAGGCCAGTGGGGTCAGATGGCGGCCCctgacttcctctcccgctccgaggggggggATGGGGTTGGCTAGGCCGgatggtccccggcctgagtcgggcgatgggggggagtggcagggtggaggattgggcgtgggcTGCGGGGGAGTCCCCCTCCCCCCTGTAGAGAACTTCACCCTACTGATTATAAGTCATCATCCTGCGTTTCCACAAGGTGCCACTATAGGTCTGAACTTGTAGGTCAATGTAATCTTCCAATATTTGTGGGATTTTTATACTTTTGTTTTCTAAATACCAATTATTATTATGACCAATTATACTGCAAACATGTAAATGTGCTTAGCGCAAACCACTGTTGTGGTTATGCTGCAACGACTAGTGTCACTAAGATGCTATTGCCACAATGAATTTATTTCATAATAGTCCTAGTTACTGCCATGTGCTGTTGGTGTCCCTATATGAAGTCCAGAAGTCTGTCTCACTGTGGTTTCAACCCCATATGTTGCATCAATTTAGCCACTCGGATATGTCTTCCTTTTTGCTAGTGtacactaagggcccgatttactaagatcctaaataaagagtactaaattgcccagaggtgtttggtgtcatttggagtccttcggaagatattaggagttttttgcgagccgcttctccatataacggtagcgcattaGGGCACCCGCGGGACACAGAcaatgcagcgtctaaataacacatgattgccgcgaaactcttcatttcttttatgaatcactagatctgcttccaggacctgttgtaacattgcggggctgtctgtgtaataaacaaatccgtttgtaaacaagacctctgaactcatgacgtcatctctgtgctgcactctgtcctccgttcagtgagctcttcagccgtatactccggctcaaaacggtaaggacgtccatcatattcaaagtcgtcgtccacaacctcagaatttgacaaatattcagacatgtttcaaataactaacagtaaactaacagtagaactccagctgtacacagagctgtgtctgggatgcgcgcacagagatgacgtcatgagttcagaggtcttgtttacaaacggatttatttattttatttattacacagacagcgccacaatgttacaacaggtcctggaagcagatctagtgattcataaaagaaatgaagagtttcgcggcaatcatgtgttatttagacgctgcatcgtctgtgtcccgcgggtGCCCcaggcgctaccgttatatggagaagcggctcgcaaaaaactcctaatatcttccgaaggactccaaatgacaccaaacacctctgggtgagtatacgaccataaaaaatgccagaaataaggtccaggttgtaaaaaaccgaactttccctttaaggtttgcgagcgcaaactgcgccatggagagtggatggaatgcacagtcacaagtcacaagcgcaaaatgaaatttgacgagttggagttagagatattagtggaagaggcaaataaacacattcatgaactacagcaaataaatttaaacattaccaaaagaaaggcaatatcggagaaaacctgcgatagaataaatgcagttggtaacacaaaaaacggaaaaacgtctggttttacatatttcaattttaggcacagatcaaaaatacgaaatagaaaaaagggccacaggactgaattagattttaatatttaattggtcgggtttacttgaccccgcggtgctcggcatgatctgaggagaaaaagacaatcagacacggagctggagagcgctttgattcaatctatttatgagttaagtttttattcagatgtccacagtatattgcaaatattatatattatatagcaaacactgacagtaaatgtgtgacagacgggaccatcatatggcaagaagagaagtgttcagaacagcgcacagagcgcacactaaaggctgatttatggttccgcgtcacaccaacgcagaaccgacggcgtaggctacgcggcgacgcacaccgcaccgcgaccctacgccatcggctacgccgtcaatttaacgcagaaccataattcaggcgaagctgcagtctgtctgcgctgatcctgacacagcgggtcggagcggatttggtcatgatgtttaacctgtgttttgtgattaataagcacgggttttaattaaatgtaatttacgaaggatgatttcacgttcaataagataagtaatcaataaaatacaaagttttggcacaaaggcttggcctgcttgtgggcgagtggaggggggcacattaaaagaaggtggcaagatataaggcggagaactaaagaaaaagtggcctttaataaaacttgtgcaaccatttttaaaatagcatgcagcagaataaagactctctctctgtgtattctttgattttggatgtcgcctccttgccacaataacagcagcagcagattagcaccttcctttcgaacgtattaaatacagacgcaatcacaatacgcacaactactttcaggcttggtaaatctcattgcgcgtggtaaatggagcaatttgcatcttcccctcccagtatttaggatttctgccgggtacgccccatattgattattcatcagggcaaaagtactaactgaattgcgtgtgtaattttgcgcatttgagagacgcagtcgtctttgcacgctgttagtagatcagctggcactttggtttgcgggtgctgtcaagtttgcacacgttttaacacacgcaaacctttagtaaatcgggccctaacagttttggttgttttgttttttttgtttgtttgtttgtttgcattaCCTTTAACTGAAACTAGCTGCTTGCTGCAGCTGGAAACCAGCACAGTTGGTTTAGTTACAATTTCTTCTTTAGGATTTCAATCTTAGGATACCTGGCAATGTTTTGCACGGGTACAGGGAAAATATTTAATACACTAgctttaaagaaaacaaaatattaagcAGAAGACAAATTATTAATGCAAGTCTGTGACATGAGTTTGGTCACAAATGTGTTTACATATGTTCATTTGTGTGGGTGAGTAAGTAAAATAACCTACATGCAAAACTAGCTTGTCCACACCCTCAGATATTCAAATTACCCTTGCGACATGTTTTGATCCCATAAGAAAAGCCTAGAGACTAATAATGTCAAATTATTTGTCTTGTTGTTCCAGTGCTGAGCACCAAGAgtgagaaataataataataatacaattttatttttaaaggcgcATTTCTttacactcaaggtcgccgtacacaacacattaaaaaataaaaccagcagagcacataaaaaaaaaccatcaaaaacatttaaaaacagcagaggTAAGAAATAAAGAAGACATGAACATTGAATGAGTTAGGCAGTCTTGAACAGATGAGTTTTGAGTTGGGATTTGAAAAGAGTCAATGAGTCAATATTCCTGAGTTTGGGGAGGTAGAGAGTTCCAGagacgaggagacgaggagacgaggagacgAGCGGCTGAATGCTCTGCTGCTCCTGGTGGTGAGACGGGCGGAGGGAACAGACAGATCCCCTGGGGGTGAGACGGGCAGAGGGGACAAACAGATCCCCTGAGGGTAAGACGGGCAGAGGGGACAGACAGATCCCCTGGGGGTGAGACGGGCGGAGGGGACAGACAGATCCCCTGGGGGTGAGACGGGCAGAGGGGACAGACAGATCCCCTGAGGGTAAGACGGGCAGAGGGGACAGACAGATCCCCTGGGGGTGAGACGGGCGGAGGGGACAGACAGATCCCCTGAGGGTGAGACGGGCGGAGGGGACAGACAGATGTATGGAGGAGGATCTTAGGGCTCGGGAGGGAGTGAGGACatggaggagatcagacagatgTGGAGGTCCAGGTTGTGGAtgtggaggagatcagacagatattggggtccaggttgtggacgtggaggagatcagacagatatgaaggtccaggttgtggacatggaggagatcagacagatatgggggtccaggttgtggaggagatcagacagatatgggggtCCAGGTTGTGGACGTGGAGGAGATTAAACAGATATGGGGGTCCAGGTTGTGCacgtggaggagatcagacagatatgggggtccaggttgtggaggagatcagacagataagggggtccaggttgtggacgtggaggagatcagacagatatgggggtccaggttgtggacgtggaggagatcagacagatatggggtccaggttgtggacgtggaggagatcagacagatatgggggtCCAGGTTGTGGACATGGAGGAGATCAGATAGACAGATTTCTTCATctggctctcgacgaaggcggacgctttttctgctccctcTCCCTTATCTGTCTGCCCCCGCTACTGCTtgttgtctcgtcttcagagttctcttctttttcactcctccgaaattacaattatggaattgattaactggtctctcagcacaattgaccaaatttttgaaacaagaagacagggggtaagggagccctcttgcccagTTGGGACATTTTTTTCGGGATATAATgtacaatggattcctacaaaaatTGGAAGCCTTTGTGCATGGCGATCATGTCCATCGAGGATGtagaagatgccttcatatttGGATtcatgatagcaggatttctcctgattatcCTCATGATTGGAGGTGGGGGTTTCCTGatgtatcgacaaacgcgtaagtcgttgGCAGCCGTTTTCGCTCTTTCAAAGCTGCCGGACGTGCCTGAAGGGTCAAGCAAAGCGATCAGCGCTCTGACTTTTACGTTTGGGGAGCAggcccgtaagctggatgctattctcgaacagaaccgcaggctggcgggggtctttgagctcattaacaagattgataacaacctggagaagttgggagctcagcttggccggaattgatcacaatttgcctgattggagtcgccgctgatgaaccagagactgaaaggcagacggaaaattaataaggctgcctgttttcaaaataattgcTGATTCTATAATTTGCCCTTGACAGAGCGGCCTGGGCCGACCACTCCTAGTCACAATCTTCCtagtggaatgtaaacaagatgatTCTGCCTctcactaaccctcccctctccaacGAACACCTGTGGATCCCTGttgcagaactgtaccgagccgcctgataacatcaaggacattggctgggAGCAGATCTGGGCGGAGGTTCACGGACGGACTCATCGCTTCACAGAGACACTTACTGATAAGCACACACAATCCCTCAATTCAAACGCCTTCCTTGgctcccccctcttatcagcccccccccccccgaacagTCTTCGGGTTCGAGCGCCAgacggcgatcacttggatgtccacgtggacgtggaggagatcagacagatatggaGGTCCAGGTTGTCgacgtggaggagatcagacagatatgggggtccaggttgtggaggagatcagacagatatgggggtccagattgtggaggagatcagacagatatgggggtccagtttgtggaggagatcagacagatatgggggtCAAGTTTGTGGACatggaggagatcagacagatatgggggtCTAGGTTGGGgacgtggaggagatcagacagatatgaaggtccaggttgtggacgtggaggagatcagacagatatgggggtCCAGGTTGTGGACGGGGAGGGGATCAGACAGATATGGAGGTCCAGGTTGTCgacgtggaggagatcagacagatatgggggtccaggttgtggaggagatcagacagatatgggggtCCAGGTTGTGGACGTGGAGGAGATTAAACAGATATGGGGGTCCAGGTTGTGCacgtggaggagatcagacagatatgggggtccaggttgtggaggagatcagacagataagggggtccaggttgtggacgtggaggagatcagacagatatgggggtccaggttgtggacgtggaggagatcagacagatatggggtccaggttgtggacgtggaggagatcagacagatatgggggtCCAGGTTGTGGACATGGAGGAGATCAGATAGACAGATTTCTTCatccggctctcgacgaaggcggacgctttttctgctccctcTCCCTTATCTGTCTGCCCCCGCTACTGCTtgttgtctcgtcttcagagttctcttctttttcactcctccgaaattacaattatggaattgattaactggtctctcagcacaattgaccaaatttttgaaacaagaagacagggggtaagggagccctcttgcccagTTGGGACATTTTTTTCGGGATATAATgtacaatggattcctacaaaaatTGGAAGCCTTTGTGCATGGCGATCATGTCCATCGAGGATGtagaagatgccttcatatttGGATtcatgatagcagg
This window harbors:
- the LOC133463465 gene encoding calcium homeostasis modulator protein 2-like; this encodes MAAYALVTENFKFASLFFKSKDVMIFNGLIALGTVASQTAYSVFAFHCPCSSGRNYRYGLAAIGVPALAFFLVGIMMNRHTWDLVSECRLRKCRKLSGATAFALLGSMVGRAVVAPVTWASISLLQGQAYTCALSEFVQPGTLDGFPAGQECAVMAKFPCKGSVPPELQGFWPEIERRLKYESQLIGWLLVGGMSLMVFMILCVKRCTSPLGYQQEHYWSQYRSNEKSMFERTASVHARLLAAENVKSFFGFVALEKDEKEQQMEHQSAGPICSTNWNRVTGVYLYREKNGLPLYSRLNKWATYSQENDAEALEKEMDVLSC